CCCACCAGGAACTTCTCGAAGTTCCATTCCACGCGGCCCGCCTTGCCTGCGGCATCCGACGTCTCCGTGAGCGCCTTGAACAGGTCGTGCGCGTTGCGGCCGTTGACCTTGACCTTCTGGTTCACCGGGAAGGTGACGCCGTAGGTCGTGGAGCAGAACTCCAGGATCTGCTCCATCGAACCCGGCTCCTGGCCCATGAACTGGTTGCACGGGAATCCGAGCACCGTGAACCCGCGATCGCCGTACTCGCGCTGCAGCTGCTCGAGCTGCTCATACTGCGGGGTGTTGCCGCACTTCGAGGCCACGTTGACGACGAGCACCACATCAGAGTCGTACTCGTCGAGAGTCTTCTGCGCGCCCGAGGCGTCGAGGAACGGGATCTGCCGGATCGTCGAATCGGTCATATCCACAGCCTAAGTCTGCTGAGCCCATCGCGGGCCGCGGTCTGGGAGAATAGAGGGGACATGACTCTCGCCATCGACTCCACCGTCCGCACCGCGACGGCTCCCGCGCTCCGCATCGGACCGATCGACCTCGACGTGCCGGTCGTGCTCGCCCCCATGGCAGGCATCACCAACACCGCGTTCCGCCGGCTGTGCCGTGAGTACGGTGCGGGGCTGTACGTCAGCGAGATGATCACCTCCCGGGCTCTCGTGGAGCGCAACGCGATCACCATGCGGCTGATCCAGCACCACGAGAGTGAGACGACCCGCTCCATCCAGCTCTACGGGGTGGACCCCGCGACCATCGCCGAGGCGGTGCGCATCATCGTCGCCGAGGACCGCGCCGACCACATCGATCTGAACTTCGGCTGCCCGGTGCCCAAGGTCACCCGCAAGGGCGGGGAGCGGCCCTGCCCTGGAAGATTGGCCTGTTCGCCGACATCGTCGACCGTGCGGTCAGGGCAGCGGGCGACGTGCCGTTGACGGTCAAGATGCGCAAAGGCATCAACAAGGACCATCTGACCTTCCTCGATGCGGGGCGGGCTGCGGAGGACGCCGGTGCCGCCGCCGTCGCCCTTCATGCGCGCACCGCGTCGGAGTACTACTCGGGGCACGCGGACTGGAACGCGATCGGCGAGCTGAAGCAGGCCGTCACCAGCATCCCGGTGCTCGGCAACGGCGACATCTGGTCGGCGGACGACGCTGCGAGGATGATGGCGGAGACCGGCTGCGACGGTGTCGTGGTCGGCCGCGGATGCCTGGGGCGCCCGTGGCTGTTCGGCGAGCTCGCCGATGCTCTCGGCCCATCGACCGAGGAGCTGCGACCCCGGGTGGATGCGACTCTGCAGTTCGTCGCGCAGGCGTTCCGCCGGCATGCCGAGCTGCTCGTGGAGTTCTTCGAGGACGAGGACCGCGGATGCAAGGATGTGCGCAAGCACGTCGCCTGGTACTTCAAGGGCTACCCGGTCGGCGGCGAGCTGCGCTCCGCGTTGGCGCGGGCCTCCTCGCTGGCGGAGATCGACGAGCTGCTCGGCACCCTCGGCGATGCGCCGTATCCCGGGATCGGCGCCGAGGGGCAGCGCGGCCGCGCCGGGTCCCCGAAGCGCACAGCGCTCCCGGAGGGCTGGCTGGATTCACGCGAGGTCGATGACGGCATCGGCGACATGATGCGCGGAGCGGAGATCGAGAACAGTGGCGGCTGATCCGGTGGAGGTCTCCGGTTCCCCGGGCTATGGTCCGCATGACGCCGAGCGTTTCTTCGCCGAGACCCACCGCTCGGAGCGCAACGACTTCTCCCGCGACCGGGCGCGCGTGCTGCACTCCGCCGCGCTGCGCCGGCTGGCGGCGAAAACCCAGGTGCTCAGCCCCGCGAGCACAGCTGATTTCGCTCGCAACCGCCTGACGCACTCCCTGGAGGTCGCACAGGTGGGCCGAGAGCTGGCATCCGCTCTCGGCGTCTCCGCCGACGTCGTCGACACCGCCTGCCTGAGTCATGATCTGGGGCACCCGCCGTTCGGTCACAACGGCGAGCGAGCGCTGAACGACTGGGCTGCCGACATCGGCGGCTTCGAGGGGAACGCGCAGTCGCTGCGCATCCTCACCCGGCTCGAGGCCAAGGTGCTCGACGACGAGGAGCACTCCGTCGGGCTGAACCTCACCCGCGCCAGCCTGGACGCCACCTGCAAGTACCCGTGGACCGTCGAGAACCCGCTGCCCGATCCCGGAGGCCGCCTGAAGTTCGGCGTGTACCCCGAGGACGAGCCCGTGTTCCGCTGGATGCGCGATGGCGCTCCGGGGCGGCTGCGCTGCATCGAAGCGGAGATCATGGATCTCAGCGACGACATCGGCTACTCGGTGCACGACTTCGAGGATGCGATCGTCAACGGCTACCTGGAGGTCGCCCAGCTCTCGGATCCGGATGAGCACGATGCGCTCATCGGTCGTATCCAGCAGTGGGTTGGCTACGACTACACGCGCGAGGAGCTTGCCGACGCCCTGTACCGGCTGACCAGGCAGCCGATGTGGCTGAGCACCTTCGATCGCTCGCGTCGCGACCTCGCGCGACTGAAGAACCTCACCAGCGACATGATCGGCCGCTTCGCCCGGGCCTCCGTCGCCGCCACGCGCGAGGCGCACCCGGGCCCGACCCTGGCCCGGTACAGCGGGCATGTGGTGGTGCCGCGGGTGGTCGAGACCGAGATCGCCGTGCTGAAGGGGATCATGGGGCAGGCGATCGTCACGATCGACGCACGCAAGGGCGTGTACAAGGAGCAGCGTCGCGTGCTCGGGCGCCTCGCCGACGCGCTGTGGTCGACGGACGCGCTGTGGTCGGCCGGCGCTGATGTCCTCGAGCCGGCCTTCGCCGCCGACTTCCTCGCGGCGGCGACGGATGCTGAGCGCGCCCGGGTGGTCGTCGACCAGGTGGCGAGCCTGACCGATCAGACCGCCGTGGACTGGCACAACCGCCTGGTCGGCGAGATCGACCCGGCCGAGGTGGGCATCTGGTCGCCCCGGCACCCGCGTCACGGGGCCCACAAGCGTCCGGCGCCGCGCGTGCCCGTCGAGGGGGCCGTCTGATGCCTCGCATCCTTCAGGCGGACGTCGAAGAGGTCAAGTCGCGCACCAACATCGCCGACATCGTCGGCGAGCGCGTGGCACTGAAATCCGCGGGAGTCGGCTCGATGAAGGGGCTCTGCCCGTTCCACGACGAGAAGAGTCCGAGCTTTCACGTGCGCCCGCAGGTGGGCTTCTACCACTGCTTCGGATGCGGGGCCTCCGGCGATGTGTACTCCTTTCTGCGCGAGATGGATCACGTCAGCTTCACCGAGGCCGTCGAGCGGCTCGCCGGAAGGCTGGGCTACCCGCTGCACTATGAGGACGGCGGCGCGGCGCCCG
Above is a window of Microbacterium suwonense DNA encoding:
- a CDS encoding deoxyguanosinetriphosphate triphosphohydrolase; this translates as MAADPVEVSGSPGYGPHDAERFFAETHRSERNDFSRDRARVLHSAALRRLAAKTQVLSPASTADFARNRLTHSLEVAQVGRELASALGVSADVVDTACLSHDLGHPPFGHNGERALNDWAADIGGFEGNAQSLRILTRLEAKVLDDEEHSVGLNLTRASLDATCKYPWTVENPLPDPGGRLKFGVYPEDEPVFRWMRDGAPGRLRCIEAEIMDLSDDIGYSVHDFEDAIVNGYLEVAQLSDPDEHDALIGRIQQWVGYDYTREELADALYRLTRQPMWLSTFDRSRRDLARLKNLTSDMIGRFARASVAATREAHPGPTLARYSGHVVVPRVVETEIAVLKGIMGQAIVTIDARKGVYKEQRRVLGRLADALWSTDALWSAGADVLEPAFAADFLAAATDAERARVVVDQVASLTDQTAVDWHNRLVGEIDPAEVGIWSPRHPRHGAHKRPAPRVPVEGAV